The window CAATACCGGATCAGTTGCCGGGTTTGCCGCTAACTGGACATCCGCACTCATAAATACACAGGTACCTGTTGCAGCATTCATCCCGGATAATTTCAATCCACCTATAAATACACCGGTTCGTTTTATAGACTCCAGCCTTGGAGAGGACTTAAGTTATAACTGGGATTTTGGTGATGGAACCTCCTCCACCAACTTTCCCACCGTTCATGAATACAGTATTCCGGGAACTTATACCATCACTTTAATAGCTATGAATTGCCTTGGAGCTGATACTTTAAGTCAGACCATTACCGTACAAGAAGCACCAGCCATTTTAGTTCCAACTGACACTATTGATTTAACGATTACATGTGGTGACTCGATTACACTTCCGGTTAATGTTTATAACATCGGATTAGGTGATCTTTTAATTTCAGAGAATGGCTATACGGATATGGAGGACACAGTTCACGTTCTTGCCTATATAAATCACAGTGATACGACTACAATGGTTAATCCAATTGTAAACGCAGTTGCACAATATTTTAATAAATTCACAATAACGAAATATAATTCAAATGATACCAATCAACTAAAGATTGCATTAGTGGATAAACAGGTATTACTTTTTCCGGAAAGAGGTAATGATCCGGATACTATGTACAGTTATTATCCGGAAATCGTACTTGATTATCTTAGAAAGGGTGGAAATGTAGTAGTCTGCGGTGGCGCAAATACTACCAGTGACCCTCGACTTAATGATATGAGCTTATTAAGAGCCAAATATCTTGATTCCAGATTTTCCAGCAGTTTTAATACCAGTGATACCACCGACATTCTTACTGATCAGATTCCTTATATATTTCCCCAGGTAGTCAACCGTTGTTTTCCATTCACCATTTCAAATAGAAATAAGAAGATGCTAATTTCCAACAATGGAGATGATATTCTTACCTATCGCTATTATGGAAAGGGGAAGGCTGTCCATATGGGATTTAGTGTGAAAAGCAATTCACCGGACGAGGTAAAGCGAGTTATGTCTAATTGTATAAAAATGGGACAATATCGCTGGCCGGATTGGTTAAATGTACTCCCTGAAATAGATACCATTCATCCAGGAGATTCAACGATTGCCAACTTTGTTATCAAACCGATAAAGTTAAAGCCGGGTCTTCATTATGCATATATCAATTTTAACAGTAATGACCCCGTTGATTCCGTTCATACCATTGTTATAAAAATAAATGTTACGGGACTTCCGATACTTAGTTTTGCCGACACCTGCTTTGATTTTGGAATAGTGACCCTGGGAGATAGCAGTACACAATATGTTATACTTGAAAATTCCGGATGTGATACGCTTGTGATTGATTCAATCATTACAGGTAGCACTGTGATGACTACCAGTCCGAATAGTATAACGATGGAGTACAGCTCCAGTTACAGTTTACCTGTACAATTCAACCCACAGGCATTAGGTAACTTTACAGATACTATTTATTTTTATTCCAATATTGGACTAATAAAACACTGTGTTAGAGGTACAGGTGTTACGGCTCCTGCAATAGCATTGTCAACTACTTCTCTTGCTATCAGTCATAATGCATGCGGTGATTCGGCAAGTAGTGGATTCTGGTTATACAATACAGGAGGCAACTACCTGCATTATACATTGTCAGGAATTAATGACAGTATACCAAGAAAAATTTTATCGATGGTGTTTGGTGTTGATATGCAAAATGAATATCAAAACACAATAGCCAGCATACAACAATATTATAATAATATTATCGTAGACACTACCATTTTCACCACTTCATCTATTTCTGCAAAACTTGCGAATAAAGATATTGTTCTCTTTCCTAAACAAGAAACCGGAACAAATTATGTTAATGGTGTACGATCTACTATTCAGCAGTTTGTGAATGGAGGAGGAAATGCCATTTTCCTTGGTTCGGATTTTCACACCAATCTTGGACTTCTTCCACTCATCTATCAGATGAATATGTTTACCGGTAGTGATACGGCGGATATTATTTCCGGGACATGTTTGGTGAGTGATACAACTGATTTTTATACTGAAAATATAAATCAGACCTTCCCTGCAATCAGTACTACATATTTGCAAAAAATCACTAATACCGACAAGCTAACACTTGTTACCAGTTCCGGTAAAGAGGTGGTTTCAGTGCGTAAATATGGGAAAGGCAATGCGATCTATATTGGCTTTGATTATGACACATTCAATCCTGATATCCAAAAAATCATTGCCAGTACAGTAAAAAATATATACCGGGGCAAATTCCCGAAAGGCATTCAATTATTTCCCGATAGCGGCACTGTTGCCCCGGGAGATTCTGTTTACATAACAATAAACAGTACTTTAAATGGATTACCGGGTGGACAGTATTCTCTTCCCATTGTTATCAATGGCAATAGTTCCGTCGTTGAAAATGATACGGTATTCTCTCAATTTCAAATAGGGTATAATCCTTGCGCAGATTTTACGTTTTTTAATACCACTGCTTGTAATGGCACTATGTCTTTTACAGATTTAACTTATAATCCGGGTACTTCATGGAAATGGTTTTTTGGTGATGGAGATTCTTCCCTTCTTCAAAGTCCAATACATACGTATTCATCTGCCGGTGTTAAAACAGTAACTTTTATTACTACCAATGCATTTGGAACGGATACCATTATTAAAAACTGTTCGGTTACCCTTCTCCTTCCTGTACTAAATGTTAACGGTGCACCTGTTGTTGGAAATGCACTCATATTCACAACAAATCTGAGTCAGTCGATTTATACAAGATTTTGGGATTTTGGAGATGGCGCTACATCTTCCTTATCTACAGCAACACATGCATATGCAACTCCGGGAACCTATATTGTAACGCTTACCTTAACCAGTACAAGTTGTACTATGACAGTGATAGACACGGTATATATAACTCCTACTGCTTTGAGTGAATTTATCATGCAAGGCAGTTTTACCGTTCACCCTAATCCTTTCAGAAATCAATCCGAGATAGGTTTTGAACTTACCAAATCCGCTACCATTGATTTGGCAGTGATTGATGTGTCGGGAAGAGTGCTGGAGCAATATTGTAAGAATGAACTAAAACCTAAAGGAATATATAACTTTAAATTCAGTGGTTATCCTACAGGAATGTATTCTGTTCTGCTAAAGGTGAATGGCATTCAGCTGATGCAAAAATTGGTAAAAGAAGAATGATTTATACTTCAAAAAGCGGGAAATATTCTTCGAGGTAATGATAGCAAACTATATTTGCTTTTGTATAGAGTCTCCCGTAAATTTTGCATTAAACAAAACTTGCCGAAAAATGTGAAAAATTGATTTGTTACCACATTAGTTGTTTCATGAATCACCTTATTTAAGTGGATTTGTGTTATACTTTGGTTAAACAATTGCAATAAACATTGTGTTGTACTTTTAAAGTCAGGCCAAAACTATTTTGTTGCGGCTCCAATGATATTACATCTAATCAAATCAAACTAATGTTTTACTACCGGAATAACAAAGCGACTATTTTCCGCTTGAATCACGAGAAAATAATTCCCTGCGCAAATAGCCGGCATTAGAATATTTACCTCTCCTTCAATAAAATCCATTTTATTCGACCAACGTGAGACACCATTTATATCAAGGAGGGAAAGCAGAACGTTTTGCAATTTCATTCCCAGCGTGAAATAAAGAATATCAGATACTGGATTGGGATAAGCAAGAATTTCAACTCCCTGTAATATAGAACCAAAATCAGATGACACAGGGCCATTGAGGTTTGTAATTGTTAATAATCGGGAAGAGGACCCAATTAATAAACCATTTCTATATTCTTCAACAACTAAAAACATTGTGTAATGCGAAAGAATGTAAGGCATATAGGAAAAATCACCATTACTGGAATCAAAAACAATCGGTGTAAGTGAATTTACGAAATTTATCGGTGTAAATGGGGCAGGGTAATAGAGATCAATAAATCCATTGATTGAATCAAATTTTTGTGCCGGCATTAATCTAAAAGCTAAAGAGTCTCCATCAATATCCATTGCAGAATTATACATCGTTTTAGGAATCATCAGGCAATGAATATAATCCGGAGGAGAAGTAAAAACAGGGCTATGATTTGTAACATTGGAAAAATTATCAATTACTGTTTTACATGTTAGAAAAGGGCTCAAAGAACCTGACCCCCACCAGAGCGATTGAACACTGAATTGAATTTCCAAAAAGATAATCCATTTCAGACTTGCATAGGGTAAAATAATAGTGTCCTCGTAGACATGCACTTCATCCTGAAAAGTTAAAACATTACAACTTGGTAAAGTTGCGGGTGAAAAAGAAATTTTAGGAATATTATTATACCTGACTAGGGTATTTGTTGTGGTACCACTATCAAGCGCAGATATTTGTATGGAGGTGGGTGCCAAAGGACCTGGGTAGTCTATTAATAGCTCTACATGGACAACTAAATGATTGGGTATTCCTATTGTTCTACAAGAAATGGTTGCACCTTTTATTCCGGAAGCATTCGTACTTGCCGGACACAATGTCATCCAAATAAATATCCATGCTATAATCAGTCTCATCAGTTACCCTTTACTAACCAGACGAAAACTCCAATCAATTAGTTGCATCTATCTACAGCATAAATGAAAACACTGAAGAGCTCACCACCACTAATGAAAGTCGCTAATTCTATATCTAAAAAAACAATCGTCCTCTGATGGATTTATTATAATGATTATTTCCATATAAAATCGAAACGTTCCCACTTAGCAACCTAAAAATCCCCCAAGAATAAATAAACTCTCCTATTGTGTCAAATCCAACGGTACCAACTGATTAATTTGCATGGGTACTTTACTCCAAGTTTCCAGTGTATTTCTCGATTTCACCTCTATAAAATAACTGCTGTTGTAAAACCCACCCGGTATAGCAAAGGTGCAAAATCCGGTCTTCTTCAATACCGCACTTCCACTATAACTGCTCGTAAATGGAGTTACAGGAAGATGTAATTTCAGGAATACAGTATCTGTAGCAGCAGTATCAGTGCTCAATGCCTGCTGATACAAAGCCGGTAACATTTGCCCTGCGCCTGTATACATCCCTTCTAAAAATAATTTTATAGTGAGATTAAAGGGATTCACAATGAAATTATTTACAGAGAGCACGCTGTTACAAGCGGTCACCACATTAATTTTTCCGGTTGCGCATAATGGAGGAACAGCTGCTTTAATTTGCGTTGCACTCACCACCCTAAAGCCCGTCGCAACTCCATTAAAATTGACTGCTGTTGTCCCTATAAAATTAGCGCCATTGATAATAATGCTATCTCCCGGCAAACCATTTGACGGAGTAAATGAACTAATACTGAGTGGTGAGATAGAAATGGTTAAATTCACTCCATTATCATCACCTATATCTGCAAAATTTGAGCTCACTATTCTGATCCTGTATCCTATACCGGCTGACTGGCCTGCAGGAATTGTTACAATGATAGATCCGTTAGTCGACGTACTTGACAGCGTGCCAATAGTTGTTGGTGACGTAAACGATCCACTGGCATTACTCAATTGAACCGTAAAAATATTTCCGGCGTTTAATGTCAATGCCACCGTGCGATAATTTACCGTAAACGAAGCTCCGGCACAAAAAGTAGTATTACCTCCGGAAACTGAAGAAACAATACTATCCGGTGTATATTGCCATAAATCCGATTTATAGGTAATTACTTCATCGGTTCCATTGGCGGCAGTTGTCACCTGCATTCCTCCACACACATAGCCGTAACCGTTAATACCGGCCCCAACGCATCCCTCGCGTCCTCCGGCAAATGGTAACGATGCTTTTTGCACCCATGTATTCGCGGCAGGATTAAATTCCCAGAGTTCCTTTAGCAAATTATTTGCATCCAGATAGCCTTGCTGATTATAACCACAGGCATAGTACCCTTTATTCCCTATTGCAAAAGCAGCGCCTCCGTTTCTTGTATTTACATTGAGATCTGCTTTAAACGTCCAGGTATCATTCAAGGGGTTGTATTCATAACAACGGGCCGGATCTGAACCCAATGTTGAACCGGCCACTATATATCCCTTTCCATTGATCGCAAATGAACCGAGATTAAACCTGCCTTGAATGGCAGAAGCCGGTGCACGAACCACCCATGTATTAGAAAGAGGAAGGTATTCGTACCAGTCATTGTAATAATTACTGATAGGGGCCACACCAAATCCATAATATCCGCGGTTATTCAGTGTAAGTCCTGTACCACCCTGCCGGGCAGGTCCTGAGAAATTCGCCTTTTGCGTCCATACACCGCCGTTAGGATCATACGACCAGCAACCATTCTGAACTGCTAAAAGGTTATCTGCTCCTCCAACAACATACACTAAACTATCCACCGTAAAGGAACCTGCACTATGACGATTGACCGGAAACGAGTCTTTCTGTGTCCAGGATTCCGTTGCCGGGTCATATAACCAGGTGGCCTTACGAAAGATCCCGAACAGTGTACTTACATTTAAATAATTATAATCTCCATACACTCCCGGACCAATAAATAATTTTCCATTGATAACGGTGGCGCACATCCGCGTTCTTGCAGTGGCATTTGGAGGTGTCAATGGTGTCCAGCTATTCGTGACTGCATTGTACTTGATCATCGAATTATCAATCGCATTGCCGTGTTTCAAGCCTGTCAGAATGTATCCCTCATTGGCAATAACAAAAGAGGCAGAGAGACTCATTGGATAAGGTGCCGATGCCTTTTGTGTCCAGGTGTCGGTTACATTGTTGTATTCATAACAATCGCTGTAATAGGTCGTAGGGCCATTGTCATTTCCACCTACAACATATCCTTTACCATTTAATGTAAATCCTTTCGCAAAAATGCGTCCGGGAGCTGCTACCGGAAGCGATGCTTTAGCGACCCAAACATTCGCTGTAGTATCATACTCCAATACATCCTTCGAAGGACCATTCAAAGCGCTTTTATACCCACAGGCCACATACCCTTTTCCGCCAATACTAAAACCACTGGCACCGTAACGGGCTTGCGTGCTGGTAAGCTGCGCCATTTGATTCCATGTGTTTGTGGAAGGGTTATATCTCCAAAAATCAAAACGAATCAACGGAGCATTATCCGAGCTACCTGATCCGACATATCCATAATTACCAATAACAAAACTAAAAGGACTATGTCGGCCGGAGGACCCCATATCTGCCTTTTGCGTCCAGCTATTGGTCAACGGATTATATTCCCATAGGTCCTTTAAATAAATTAACGTGCTACTGTTGGTCTGTATATAGCCCATTCCAACATATGCCTTTCCATTCACTGAAAAAGACGTTGCTCCTGCCCTGCCGCTTACACCGCAATCCGCTACTCTGGACCAGGTACTGCTTCCGGGGTTGTATTTGTAAACATCATTCAAAGAGTTGCGAAAATTCTGACGACCTACTCCAAGTCCCCCGGCAATATACCCTTCTCCGTTCAATTCGAAACCTGTCGCCAGCGTGCGCTCTACATAATCAGAATTTCCAATAGAGGGCTTTTGAGTCCAGAGTCCTTGCGCGCATAGAACAGAGGGCAGTAACAGGAGGAGTAGAATTCGGATCATTTAGTAATTTCAAAATTGCATATGCAAGATATTGAAAAAATAAGAAACATACTAAAAACAGACCTAACAAAACTAAATATTCACCCCAAACAACAGACAATTCACCCGCTTTTTAACACTTAACACTTCAAATCCGGGAATTACTTATTAAACCAGTATTAAAAATATACTATAGGAAATGAAAAATATCAATTATAAAAATGACATTAATACCATATCGAACTATCAAACTACCTTTTCAATACTATTCATTCAATTTACCGGATGACCATTTTTGAAAACAGCTTTTTATTTTCTGCATGCCTTTGGCTGAAGAGAAAATCTAAATTCTTATTGAGAAAATAACCTATGAATTTATTTTCTTATTACAACTTATATATGCGTGAATGGAAAATCATCTTGTCTGTTATAATCCTAATTAAATAGGCGCCTTCTGATATATTTTTCGGAGACCAATAAATACAGTTTTGAGCATCCGTATATACTGTTGTACTTAAAATACATCGTCCACTAATTTCACACCATTCCATAGTGCACTTTTTCGAATCATACCCACCTGGTAACTCTACCCTCAATTGATCTCTTACCGGATTAGGAACTATCGTTAAGGATTCACTTAAAGTTTCCGCCTCTGAAAGTTGAGTTAATACAGGGCAACCGATAACACCAGATGGATACAATGGAATATTATCCTGCAGGAAGCAATCTAAAACAATGTTATCCAAATCCACCATTCCTGCCGGCACCGGTGAAATCAACCCATAAGTTGAACCGATTCCTTCAATTAAATATACATTGTATTGGCTATTTAGGTACCAACGCTTCCTGTAGCTACCTCCCACTATAACACTATCTATTGAAATAACTGTATCACAAATAAAATTTGTATTTATCATTGCCGCCAGATATCCTTTGATGGAATCTCCTACCTGCCAGTTAAAATCATAAAGCAATTGCTCGGTGGAATCGTTTTCCGGAATTATAAATACTTTTTTTGCACCATGATCATTACGAATGGCAGCACAGTACTTACCCGGTAAAACTGATATACCGGGAGGTGGGTTCAAACAATTAGGACCTGCATCGTAAATATAGGCTGGTATATTTAATGTATGGTAAGAAACAGAGTTAATCAAGGTATCGGCTCCGAACTTAATAGTCATCTGATACGATATGGTGGAATTACCAAAGATTCCCCAACAAATATTGTCCCCGGTAAAATTCCAATTGGCTGATGAATCAGGAAAGGGATGATAGATGGATGTTTGAGCCTTTCCTAAAAAAGAAAAGAAGAGAATTATGCTGACAAGAAAAAATTTTTTCATGAACTGTAGATTGATTAAAAACGAATTTACGAATATATTATGGGAAACCACCTAACCACCTTAATAATAATAAAAAGCGTCAAAAACCAGTGGCTGCCGTTTTCCCGTTCTGACTTCTTTCATTTATCCGTTCATCGTTTCCGCACCTAAATACGTCTTGAGTGATCCGGTAGATGAAATACAAAATCAAAAGATAATCTTTACAGATCTCCGGCTAAACAATCCGCATAAATCCCTTAAATCAGTGTAATCCGCGTTTCCTCTTAAATGATACGTTAGATGAAATCCCAAATCAAAAGACAATCTTACCAGGTCGCCGGCTTTAAAATCCGTGTAAATCCCTTAAATCGGTGTCATCCGCGTTCAAGAATTTATCCGTTCAACGCTTCCGCACCTGCAACGATCTCGAGAATTTCATTGGTGATAGAGGCTTGACGAGCTTTGTTATAAGTAAGACGCAGTTCTTTTAGCATTTCACCGGCATTCTCCGTCGCTTTGTTCATGGCTGTCATACGCGCACCATGTTCGGAAGCATGCGAATCAAGTATCGCTTTGTACAACTGGGTCTTGATGGACTTTGGAATAAGTTCCAAAACGATCTCTGATTTCGAAGGCTCAAAAATATAATCACTGACCATCTTACTTTCCTTTTTAGCAGGAGGTTGGATGGGCATGAGCTGCTCATTCATGACATATTGCACCGCAGCATTCTTAAACTGATTGTACACCACAATCACACGATCATACTTCGCATCGGAAAAGTCCTTCATTATTTTCTCTGCAATAGCAGAAACATTCACGAAGGTCAGGTCGGCATAAATGTCATTGTGATGACCTGCATAAATACTTTTATTTTTAGAATAGAAATCTGACACTTTCTTACCGATAGCCAGCACTTTTACTCCTCCGGCTTTCACCTGCTCTTTGTACTCATCCGCTAACAACCTATTAACGGTACGCATGATATTGGAATTGAAAGCTCCGGCAAGTCCACGGTTAGAACTTACCGCAATAATTAACACATTCTTTACGGGACGTACAACAGCATACTGACCTCCATCACTATCTTCAGATGAGGAAGAAAGATTCTCCAGCATATCGCGCAGTTTATTGGCATAAGGGCGTAATTGTGTAATGGCATTTTGTGCCCTGCGCAATTTCGCCGCACTCACCATTTTCATTGCTTTGGTGATTTGCTGGGTGCTGTTAACGGAGGTAATCCGGAGGCGGACTTCTTTGAGATTGGCCATGGTATTAATTCAGAATTAAGAATTCAGAATTCAGAATTAGTTTTTTTGATTGAATAATTTTTATGCTTTGAACAATATGTTACTATTGTTCCCATTCGATTTATGATTTTAATTCAGAATGAATTCAGAATTCAGAATTACTTTTTTTTATTGAATAATTTTTATGCTTTGTACAATACGTTACTACTGTTCAAATTTGATTTATGATTTTAATTCTGTGTTAAGAATTAAAACTGTCTATCCTAAACCTTCCTCTCCGCATAGCCAACCTGACTGCCGGCAGACAGGTTCTGAATTAAAACCATCTTTCTCAAACATCCTCCTCTCCGCGCAGCAATTCTGAATTCTGAATTCTGAATTCTGAATTACTTTTTACTATTCCTCTTCGTTGAATTAATTATACTTACTAAAAGTCTCATTAATTCATCCAGCTCCATTTTCAATTTCGGGTCAACCTTTGTGATTTTAAGATCAATAAGATCGAGCCAATAATCAGTTTCCTCTGCTTCCTTTAATGCAATTCCCAGTTTATTTATAAAGTCCGCCGTGCTTACTGCTCTTTGAGATTCCCTCACATTTGCACTGATACTTGTTCCACTACGGATTAACTGGTTAGCTAACTGGTATTGCCTTTTTTCAATTACCTTTTCGTTTAAGTCCAGGATTTCAGCAGCAAATAAGAACGATTTGTTCAGAACGACGTTGTTTTTCTTCATAGTGATTGGTTTTTAGCAAGGGTTTTGCTCTATTGTCCGATCACAGGTTTAATTCAGAATTCAGAATTCAGAATTCAGAATTATTTTTATTGTTTATTTTAGGATTGTATTTTTTCTATCGATTACTATTTAATGGTACTTAAATTTTCTGACTTCTCGCTTCGAAACTCTGATCAACTAATCTCTCCCAAATTTCCCCTCTCCGCGCAGAAATTCTGAATTCTGAATTAAAACCCACTATCTCCTTCAACCTCCCCCTCTCCGCGCAGCAATTCTGAATTCTTAATTCTGAATTCTTAATTAAACAGAGTATTTCTTTGCCAGGTCTTTTGCAACTTTCTCCAATTCGTTGGTGATTTCATCATTGATCACACCTTTCGCGAGTTGGTCGAGCACATTTTTATGTTGGGCACGAAGAATATTCAGGAAGTCGGTTTCAAACTCTCTTACCTTTCTAACGGGAACGGCTTGGAGAAGTCCTTTGGTACCAAGATAAATGATAGCCACCTGATCTTCTACTCTGTAAGGAGAATACTGACCCTGCTTCAGGATTTCCACGTTACGGGAACCTTTATCAAGCACCGCTTTCGTTGCTGCATCCAGATCAGATCCGAATTTAGAGAAGGCCTCCAATTCACGGTATTGTGCCTGGTCGAGCTTCAATGTACCTGCTACTTTCTTCATGGATTTAATCTGCGCATTACCACCCACACGTGATACCGAAATACCTACGTTGATTGCAGGACGCACCCCCGAGTTGAATAAATTCGCTTCAAGGAAGATCTGTCCGTCGGTGATGGAGATAACGTTAGTAGGAATATAGGCAGATACGTCACCGGCTTGCGTTTCGATAATTGGCAATGCGGTTAATGAACCGCCACCTTTAACTTTACTCTTCAAGGTATCAGGAAGGTCATTCATCTTGGCAGCGATGCTGTCAGACTTAATCACTTTCGCGGCACGCTCGAGCAGACGACTATGTAAATAGAATACATCACCGGGATAAGCTTCACGACCCGGAGGACGACGGAGCAACAGAGATACTTCACGGTAAGCAACAGCCTGTTTCGATAAATCATCATACACCACAAGTGCCGGACGACCAGTATCACGGAAGAACTCACCTATTGCAGCACCTGCCATTGGCGCATAGAACTGCATCGGAGCAGAGTCAGAAGCAGAAGCCGCCACCACAACGGTATAAGGCATTGCACCACGCTCTTCGAGTACTTTAACAACGTTAGCAACAGTAGAACCTTTCTGACCCACGGCAACGTAGATACAAAACACAGGTTCCCCTTTATCATAAAATTCACGCTGGTTGATAATTGCATCCAGCGCCACAGCCGTTTTACCTGTCTGACGATCGCCGATGATCAACTCACGCTGACCACGACCAATCGGAATCATCGCGTCGATCGCTTTGATACCCGTTTGCAGAGGCTCATTTACCGGCTGACGGAAAATTACACCCGGTGCTTTACGCTCGAGTGGCATTTCAAACAGTTCACCGGTCAGCGGGCCTTTACCATCAATTGGATTTCCGAGTGTGTCCACCACGCGACCCAGCATACCTTCACCTACTTTAATAGATGCAATTTTGCCGGTACGCTTTACAGTGTCACCTTCTTTAATATTATTAGAAGATCCCAGTGTCACTGCACCGATATTATCTTCTTCAAGGTTCAAAACGATACCCAATAGGCCGTTTTCAAATTCAATCAGCTCACCCGATTGCACCTTGGTTAAACCATAAATACGGGCAATTCCGTCACCTACCTGGAGAACGGTTCCTACTTCTTCGAGTTCAGAGGCTGACTTAAAGCCGGCCAATTGCTGGCGGAGTATCGCTGAGACTTCATCGGGTCTTACATCTACCATTGTGATTGTATTATTTATTGTTAGTAATCGTTGTTCGTTTCGTACTATCTATAATTCGTATTCCTTCGTACATTCGTCTATTCGTACATTCGTCTATTCGCAAATTCGTCTATTCGTATTTCGTATTTTCGTAATCCCGCAACGCGGGATATTCGTAATTTCGTAACCCCCTTTAAAATTCTTTCACATAGAGGTTATCATCAAACTCATTCTTCAGTTGCTTCAATTTCTTACTCACACTCGTATCAAACTGTTTATCTCCAACACGCAGAA of the Bacteroidota bacterium genome contains:
- the atpG gene encoding ATP synthase F1 subunit gamma produces the protein MANLKEVRLRITSVNSTQQITKAMKMVSAAKLRRAQNAITQLRPYANKLRDMLENLSSSSEDSDGGQYAVVRPVKNVLIIAVSSNRGLAGAFNSNIMRTVNRLLADEYKEQVKAGGVKVLAIGKKVSDFYSKNKSIYAGHHNDIYADLTFVNVSAIAEKIMKDFSDAKYDRVIVVYNQFKNAAVQYVMNEQLMPIQPPAKKESKMVSDYIFEPSKSEIVLELIPKSIKTQLYKAILDSHASEHGARMTAMNKATENAGEMLKELRLTYNKARQASITNEILEIVAGAEALNG
- a CDS encoding four helix bundle protein, encoding MKKNNVVLNKSFLFAAEILDLNEKVIEKRQYQLANQLIRSGTSISANVRESQRAVSTADFINKLGIALKEAEETDYWLDLIDLKITKVDPKLKMELDELMRLLVSIINSTKRNSKK
- a CDS encoding M4 family metallopeptidase encodes the protein MKHLLLIPTLIITTSLLFFHPVNGETFLDQEALAGVAGTSFLQKNEQNGTIAFIRCHPDSFIDEQRHLEWLKNEVLHVAAQFDFKLIREEKDDKQFKHYKYQQYYMGYPVQNGIYIVHTKNGRVVSANGDYFPVTMLQQGNNISRDEAFHAALQKIGGIDYEQQFSGGLSTMKAGGNLVILPIENNYHLAWKFDVYTISPTEKRVFAYIDAMTGNYLFEEDRFQYIDHPVNAPSVYNGTVPIVCDSVNTTLFILRETGRGGGIEIRNMNNGGNYATATDITSQSSAWNILPTQQHGIDVLFGLESSYDYFLQQFGRNSIDNAGLKLNGFINYSNSGVSLFNTNGFVFGKQQDSTILPATSLEIVAHEYTHGINLYTANLGTNGEPGALNESFSDIFGVVIDHMINPTTANYLIGEKCTSNGKAFRNMAQPSQYSMPNTYLGTYWGTTTTTGRGSVQNYWFYLLSEGGSGINDLGNSYHIKKIGMTDAAAIVYRALTLYLTPTATYNNARTASIQAAIDLFGTCSSQEEEVTKAWYAVGIGTNYSGGVFAAALFPSTVLCSNGSINPVNLSMNATSYEWDFGDGNVSTLANPSHTYSTTGNYTITLIANGNGVCSNTDTVVFNNLIDVNPQPNLVPASCQPGNLSTNSDIGIYNVTLRSINNNSSSAYSEGYRDFTCETNTVIHPGDNVKLDVLTSSNLNENVKAWMDYNNDGVFATSELVMTSNNILGHHTSIIATDTQPVLNTPLRLRIMDDPNYSAITGPCITLSSGQAEDYSVIFSPSTSAPLVDFDASKTTIILGDSILFSDLTVNSGTLIWYFPGGTPSTSTNRFQKVIYNSPGTYAVKLVCTNAIGTDSITRIDYISVLDAFNMCGNFDEVFLSTGNLYDPGGVNGNSSGNYNCDFLIDPGCASSITLSFSMFSIGSGNYLYIFNRGPNIPTGSTLLYTGTGNFMPPPITATGGKMLVRFAKSNTGSVAGFAANWTSALINTQVPVAAFIPDNFNPPINTPVRFIDSSLGEDLSYNWDFGDGTSSTNFPTVHEYSIPGTYTITLIAMNCLGADTLSQTITVQEAPAILVPTDTIDLTITCGDSITLPVNVYNIGLGDLLISENGYTDMEDTVHVLAYINHSDTTTMVNPIVNAVAQYFNKFTITKYNSNDTNQLKIALVDKQVLLFPERGNDPDTMYSYYPEIVLDYLRKGGNVVVCGGANTTSDPRLNDMSLLRAKYLDSRFSSSFNTSDTTDILTDQIPYIFPQVVNRCFPFTISNRNKKMLISNNGDDILTYRYYGKGKAVHMGFSVKSNSPDEVKRVMSNCIKMGQYRWPDWLNVLPEIDTIHPGDSTIANFVIKPIKLKPGLHYAYINFNSNDPVDSVHTIVIKINVTGLPILSFADTCFDFGIVTLGDSSTQYVILENSGCDTLVIDSIITGSTVMTTSPNSITMEYSSSYSLPVQFNPQALGNFTDTIYFYSNIGLIKHCVRGTGVTAPAIALSTTSLAISHNACGDSASSGFWLYNTGGNYLHYTLSGINDSIPRKILSMVFGVDMQNEYQNTIASIQQYYNNIIVDTTIFTTSSISAKLANKDIVLFPKQETGTNYVNGVRSTIQQFVNGGGNAIFLGSDFHTNLGLLPLIYQMNMFTGSDTADIISGTCLVSDTTDFYTENINQTFPAISTTYLQKITNTDKLTLVTSSGKEVVSVRKYGKGNAIYIGFDYDTFNPDIQKIIASTVKNIYRGKFPKGIQLFPDSGTVAPGDSVYITINSTLNGLPGGQYSLPIVINGNSSVVENDTVFSQFQIGYNPCADFTFFNTTACNGTMSFTDLTYNPGTSWKWFFGDGDSSLLQSPIHTYSSAGVKTVTFITTNAFGTDTIIKNCSVTLLLPVLNVNGAPVVGNALIFTTNLSQSIYTRFWDFGDGATSSLSTATHAYATPGTYIVTLTLTSTSCTMTVIDTVYITPTALSEFIMQGSFTVHPNPFRNQSEIGFELTKSATIDLAVIDVSGRVLEQYCKNELKPKGIYNFKFSGYPTGMYSVLLKVNGIQLMQKLVKEE
- a CDS encoding T9SS type A sorting domain-containing protein, with protein sequence MRLIIAWIFIWMTLCPASTNASGIKGATISCRTIGIPNHLVVHVELLIDYPGPLAPTSIQISALDSGTTTNTLVRYNNIPKISFSPATLPSCNVLTFQDEVHVYEDTIILPYASLKWIIFLEIQFSVQSLWWGSGSLSPFLTCKTVIDNFSNVTNHSPVFTSPPDYIHCLMIPKTMYNSAMDIDGDSLAFRLMPAQKFDSINGFIDLYYPAPFTPINFVNSLTPIVFDSSNGDFSYMPYILSHYTMFLVVEEYRNGLLIGSSSRLLTITNLNGPVSSDFGSILQGVEILAYPNPVSDILYFTLGMKLQNVLLSLLDINGVSRWSNKMDFIEGEVNILMPAICAGNYFLVIQAENSRFVIPVVKH